Proteins co-encoded in one Plasmodium berghei ANKA genome assembly, chromosome: 11 genomic window:
- a CDS encoding phosphatidylinositol N-acetylglucosaminyltransferase subunit GPI1, putative, whose amino-acid sequence MNSTEEASFHNSVNIYFPENIKIPDNVSKCFLYGFSNNNTYATIYVTSKYIKQIELEKNHDQKKYWETFRILGELVFAKNYDDIEKYTNSKDKKDKINYIYSIYYKNKPIVVKINTENDKKTSALFILYNTNKYIYNYDADHVNSLISDAYKIKLVYTYYNNDDNIDINCHKKNELNINPEKSSVILNNSNLDNIKIKDVSTVNEKLCQYMHTTPYSDSKQYYENKIENKGTEKGKKKSYDLLKNNICEHLLIRDVIKLINTRYVYIEEMEKFDDKNSGNETCSKDDKNYFLKKDNEKIKKNILTQRFIHITYIWLFFMYIISVINKTIYYLLCIPYIFNENFDSKNKLTILKLIKEKCLLNSEWYKIFLQIIDNKKKKKFYKYYKYKQILLIRIFSLLLDILGGIILFYMISIQILNLGFIYDKIKIVFETSTLTSILGTLLQKPFGIKLNNNFTSFIGSVIISILDKWEFFKNLIPFKRNSIIRFFSISSLLGLSIFLSLTIDYFRFITVHVTMIFFFLKKIFSIFHSTMYSLYLLFNGKKWNILKSRVDTNYYTNKEVILGTMLFAILIFLFPTVVILLFVFGIVYFVIKGFIYFLIILREIILYSPIYIFLLKSENKYISKGIKMRQCQYTKANELNDFPQSYYLLLENDKFLFLDKIKLFLAIFFNYQNFK is encoded by the exons ATGAATAGCACAGAAGAAGCTAGTTTCCACAATTCtgtgaatatatattttccagaaaatataaaaatacctGATAATGTATCCAAATGTTTTTTGTATGGATTTTCGAATAACAACACTTATGCTACCATTTATGTTACTTCCAAATAT ATTAAACAAATagaattagaaaaaaatcatGACCAGAAGAAATATTGGGAAACGTTTCGAATACTGGGCGAATTAGTGTTtgcaaaaaattatgacgatatagaaaaatatacaaactCAAAAGACAAgaaagataaaataaattatatatatagtatttattataaaaataaaccaattgttgtaaaaattaatacagaaaatgacaaaaaaaCTAGCgccttatttattttatataatacaaacaaatatatttataactaTGATGCTGACCATGTAAACAGTTTAATTTCAgatgcatataaaataaaactcgtatatacatattataacaacgatgataatatagatataaattgtcataaaaaaaatgaattaaatataaatcctGAAAAAAGCAGTgtcatattaaataattcaaatttagataatataaaaataaaggacGTAAGCACTGTTAATGAGAAATTATGTCAGTATATGCATACTACACCATATAGTGATAGTAAacaatattatgaaaataaaatagaaaataaaggaacagaaaaaggaaaaaaaaaaagttatgatttattgaaaaacaatatatgtGAGCATTTACTTATAAGGGATGTaatcaaattaataaatacaagatatgtttatattgaagaaatggaaaaatttgatgataaaaatagtgGAAATGAAACATGTAGCAAAGATGATAAAAACtatttcttaaaaaaagacaatgaaaaaatcaaaaaaaatatactaaCTCAAAGgtttattcatataacttatatatggcttttttttatgtacatAATTTCAGTTATAAATAAGACAATATACTATTTACTTTGTATACCATACATTTTTAACGAAAATTTtgattcaaaaaataaattaacgattttaaaattaataaaagaaaaatgttTGTTAAATTCTGAATggtataaaatatttttgcaaataattgataataaaaaaaaaaaaaaattttacaaatattataaatataaacaaatattattaatccGAATATTTAGTTTATTATTAGATATATTGGGGGggataattttattttatatgatatCAATTCAAATACTTAATTTAGGTTTTATTTatgacaaaataaaaatagtatttGAAACGAGCACTTTAAC ATCAATATTAGGTACATTATTGCAAAAACCATTCggaataaaattaaacaatAATTTTACATCTTTTATTGGAAGTGTCATTATATCGATTTTAGACAAATG GgagttttttaaaaatttaattccATTTAAAAGGAATTCGATAATCCGTTTTTTCAGCATATCCAGTTTATTGGGATTATCTATTTTTCTTTCCCTTACTATTGATTACTTTAGATTTATAACTGTacat GTAAcaatgatatttttttttttaaaaaaaatattttccatattcCATAGTACTATGTATTCTTTGTATTTACTATTCAA tggaaaaaaatggaatattCTAAAATCAAGAGTAGacacaaattattatactaACAAAGAAGTTATACTTG gcACAATGCTATTTGCTATTTTAATATTCCTTTTTCCGACTGTGGTCATTTTGCTATTTGTTTTTGGAATTGTATACTTTGTGATTAAAG gatttatatattttttgataattttaagggaaattattttatattctccgatttatattttcttattaaaaagcgaaaacaaatatattagcaagggaataaaaatgagacaat GCCAATATACA AAAGCAAACGAATTAAATGACTTCCCTCAATCATATTACCTACTTttagaaaatgataaatttttatttttagacaaaataaaattatttctcgccattttttttaattatcaaaatttcaaataa